The nucleotide sequence ataatccaatcgaccgcctccgggcaccgagacgtagggctgttacttcctccgtgaagggcccGAACtgtacaacttcccaatagctgagatctagcctctccatacacacccccctacatcactgtcagagttagaaccacgacacctgcctccgtatataaaggctcaaaaagggggggtgcggccggccaggagaggcacgccaggaggagtcctctgggagtaggactccccccccctttcctagttggaataggattcgcggaggggggagaagaggaaggggggcccggccccctctccttgtcctattcggaccaagggaggggaggggcacgcggcccatctctggctacctctcctctcttccactaagtcccactaaggcccatatatctcccggggggttccggtaacctcccggtactccggtaaaatcctgatttcacccggaacacttccgatatccaaacataggcttccaatatatcaatctttatgtctcgaccatttcgagactcctcgtcatgtccgtgatcacatccgggactctgaacaaccttcggtacatcaaaacgtataaactcataatataactgtcatcaaaaccttaagcgtgcggaccctacgggttcgagaacaatgtagacatgaccgagacatgtctccggtcaataaccaatagcgggaactggatgcccatattggttcctacatattatacgaagatcttttatcggtcagactgcataacaacatacgttgttccctttgtcatcggtatgttacttgcccgagatttgatcgtcggtatccaatacctagttcaatcttgttaccagcaagtctctttactcgttccgtaatacatcatctcgcaactaactcattagttgcaatgcttgcaaggcttaagtgatgtgcattaccgagagggcccagagatacctctccgacgatcggagtgacaaatcctaatctcgaaatacgtcaaaccaacatgtacctttggagacacctgtagagcacctttataatcagccagttacgttgtgacgtttggtagcacacaaagtgttcctccggcacacgggagttacataatctcatagtcataggaacatgtataagtcatgaagaaagaaatagcaacatactaaacgatcgggtgctaagctaatggaatgggtcatgtcaatcagatcattcaactaatgatgtgatcatgttaatcaaatgacaactctttgtccatggttaggaaacataaccatctttggttaacgagctagtcaagtagaggcatactagtgacactctgtttgtctatgtattcacacatgtattatgtttccggttaatacaattctagcatgaataataaacttttatcatgatataaggaaataaataataactttattattgcctctagggcatatttccttcactgacaagtgtgtgcaaggctacaacgaggctgagaagcacaagacccttgggcgtccgggcattgatcccaggatggctgctaagaggaagaagaagcccactgtggccgaacccaacgcaccaaggcaggaagcagatcccattgtcttcccaactagcatgactggctcgaagccaaaagccaggtctaccgcttcagaactgaagaagacgaggactgctgaggctgaagccagaaacaggaaacatcctgaagcctctgctgctgctccctccaagaagaagcgaaagaccaagaaggaacgggctgctcccacggagcccttaattgttgaacccatctccatggttcgccctgccacTGAActtcaagagcgccaactgactgtccatgagcctgctttcacagacgCTCATGCaactgaagactttccagcagctgatcctaccattgctgaagacattggtcaccatgacaatgttgaagataatgtagtccttcctcagaccgagcaccaacaggtatcatcgcatgtgcttacgcacagcgaaatcatcagcattggtcgtcccttgacaccaattgctcaggatacaacatgggctgatcacccacaagcacaagaagaacatgactttgaggcccagcccactccatctccacaggcgtcgccagcgttacgcaggcttcgcaaaggaccaaggcctccagtctccgagtctgaagctaaagctgttgaagacattccggctgcatcagccgataaAGAAGAAACCCTAAGAGTttctacacccccgtctcaccaagaagctgttctcgaggagaacgtgactgtgaccgaccctccagctcatcaagtggaggctgagaatcttgaggctgccaccaccaaaacaaatgaagccactgacgctgtcatggctgaagcaaatgtggagcctacaccaacccaagaaccagaagtcagcgaagccaatgatgctactgcttctaTGCCTGCGCCTGCTACTGGTCCTcagactatcatgttgagcataggcctcaggtacagaagccaattccaaggttgcccgggtttccaggtcctgcatcagcacctggatccttcaatgtcaacggcttcaaagcagacaacactttcttcaatagctccaagaacccctactcaagggaaagaatatcttctgatcggttctggagctatccgcagcgaagctattactcctacattctgtacaatcaaggtcgcattttcccacataagcgtcttgacatcgaagccatagctggtctgccctgtctggaagaagctctgaattgcttcaaagaggttggattgttctcgtttgtcaccgaccaagagcactggaatagttgctgctccaattctatgccacacttcacatctgtgggtacaacagagatccgaagacttgggtcctggagtggatgacaagaaatgtttatcatgaagccaaagcctttgatatcattgagctcactggtctgcccactcctgccgatctctacgaacctggctgtcagcttcacagtgaagctatggagagcatctttcagaaccctgaaccaaacatgagtcagatgctcagtatgatgaagcccttgccacaagatgttgcatatcctaaggagttctttgttgaagaccttgagtatctgccaaagactatctatcacatcataaggcgaactctctggcccatcaaaggacattctccacatgccaagctggaaggtgcaatgaagactttggtcttctatattcttcatggcaaatgcttcaatgcacaagacttcttcatccgccaacttgctgcatcaggctctgatctttttggcttgaagttctatgctccatggataatgcggctgattaaacttcactccgctatctcatatcagccatctgcttgcaatcatcggatctttctgcctgatgtggatatgtccgttgaagctatttatcctgagcctgccaaggaacctcttagtcttcagaatgcggagcatcaaagtttctctcagaacattgaaggagttgaagcagtcactcgtgtttatcctctggctggaactacacgtgcaccacatcctgcccttactgaagccaccgaaagcacaattgcccaacgacccaagaagcgaactcgtgttctcaatgaccgagagcttctggtggcgcttcatcagaaataggataggcatcatgactggctgaagcgccaaatgcaaagcctcttggtggatgtcaaccgcattcgcaatcttgccaccaagaatgcctttgttgcccatgaaacctctcggtgcacatggaaagggctggcgcttatgtgctctgaagatgatcttcaagaggatggcttctctgaacgcttcaagtttgactccacacctccccgaagggcagtgctgcgacgaactccatctcttgaagactctgagttctcttcctctgcggcaactgtgaatgccagagtgatcgaggatgaagacgatgctacttcaccgcccccttcTTCAGCACGCTTTGatactgctccaagttcttctgccccgccgaacaccaccgacgaccctgctgcttcacctactcttcatgggaacgagtagatgctctatgtcttcaaacctttttggtccttactgacaaaagggggagaagcatatgagtttgatagtcttcaagcgggtccatatgggcggttactttatatttttcctagtgtttacaactctcgttttgatacatttggttctttgagttgtaacacttaaactcaatggtcgtctgctacttatttgctaccttgtgatgcgatgataaattccgcatgtgcgacgataaattccgcacttagatcaatttgcagacgtccattttccattatgcatgtcattatcttcacataccttcacatgcataaatggattgtcatcataagttgaagaggatctccacaagtacaacctgccatgtgcatttgcattccaaaagcaaattactcatatgcacatcttcagggggagccattgcaacttatgaagacaattccttatcctttacaatttcacatattatattccccgttgaaaacttcaactagtttgtcatcaatcaccaaaaagggggagattgtaagtgcatctagtgccacccctagttggttttggagtattgacgacaaacctagttgagggactaatgtgtttgtgagaattgcaggataacacaggtagaagtccctcattgattcggttttcctactagagatgacccctaaaaatgtatgaagacattgatgtcaaaggtggtatgtgaagatattcacattgaagactatcataagagaagacatcgcatgaagcctatggagctcgaagactcagatctttcgtagctctttttcttctttattgagtcataggaaccaccgtactgttaagtggggtccaagagaaccagtcagaatgactgaagtgatgcttaaccaaaacctatgtcttcgagtgaagattatgaaagcaaatcttgtccagagtcggacaagtcagcttttcttgtagcccaagtaaagttgccgtgtgtgtttgaaatctgaccgttggaacacgtgtcagttccttagtgacccagggtcatttcggacaaatcaggtcgggtttcctagtgggtataaatagcccaccccctacaaccataaacggttggctgctcagagttagagtatggcttttgtcgtttgagagcaacccacctcgaagcctttgagagagaattccttgcgaggataaagccctaaccacccagagccaaagagtgttaggcatcacttaagtcttcttgtctgtgtgatctgaagacttattacacttgaggactatgaatcctccagtcggttaggcgtcgcgttctgagcatccaagagccattgtggatcgccggtgaatgaagtctgtgaaggcttgggagtctaccttgaagacttaccagagtgattgggcgaggtctgtgtgaccttagctcaaggggaatacggtgaggactgggtgtcctgagctgcgtgttcaggactgggtgtccaagactgtgtgtcctcaggtttaaatacctagccgccctaaccagatgtacagttgtcatagcaactagaactggtccaacaaatcattgtcttcaacgagtcactggtttcatcctccccttccctttacttactgttggtccttgtgaagtcgttgtatgattgcattatcctttgtcttcactgagtgactgcttgatctgattggcttcataatatcttcctacctgatccttactacctagctgctattagtcattgtgctttcacttcattgaatacttgactatggcttgcctagtgtagtctaccttccgctgcatggtaataggtttatttctatcgtttgtcttcgaaacttccacgttttgaagactttcataaaaatcgcctattcaccctccctctagtcgatataacgcactttcagggatgttgaatggcatgataggaggcaacaaaacgggtcACCCTTTTAGCCCTCCGCCGCACTCACACGgtatgtcccaagagctcatactgagagtagtctacatcttgaccacgctcattctcgatgatcatgttgtgcatgatcacacaagcgtacATGATTTACCAAAGtatcttttgatcccaaaatctagccggtcctgtcacaatagcaaattgggctagcaaaatcccaaaagctctctccacatcttttctggCCACCGtttgagcattgtggaaatcaagatttttcttaccttccggttttttcaacagcttcacaaatgtttgccactttgggtagatgccatccgcaagatagtagccatagttgtatgtacgacCATTTGCTACAAATTGCACTGGTGGcagttcaccatttgcaatcttattcatcagtggtgactggttgacaacgttgatgtcattcaaagatccatgCATTCCAAAAAAAaggcatgccaaatccaagtctcttgatcggccaccgcttcaaggattatagtgtaatcctttttttggccgtggaattgcccatgccatgcctttgaacaattcttccaactccagtgcatgcaatctattgagccaagcatacatgagaagccgcgagctttgttcatctccaatagccttgcagcgtcttcagcattgggagatctcaaatactcctcgtcaaacacttgcacaattccgactgcaaagcgcttgacacacatgatggcttggctctcacccatggacaagtgatcatcaactagatcagccggaaTACAGTATGTCAACATACGCAAAGcagctgtcaccttctgaaaggtgctatgcccgagctctccggcggcattcctcctttgctgaaaaaaccggtcatggctcgctagtttctctacaatgcgcctgaacaactcggtgctcatcctaaaccggcgacgaaagtacgactccgggtatgtgggattcttCACAAAATAGTGCAtcatcaatctgttgtgggcatcgatcctatccctccaaattttttgccgacccaaaaccgaaccaccgtgcttcggttttttattgatgtgcatagctaggatcattgcaagatcctcctcctcttccatatcaaattcttcttcggaaaaattatatgacgaactcatctacaatgttcaatataaactaggctataaaaactataatcaacatgcaccaaattcatgtaaaaactgtgaagtttgagcaatacataccttgcgggcgttttgtcgaacaccttgcgggcgccaaGCGGCAGTGAGCGGCCGGGCGCTGTCGTCGGAGGACTGCCGCGCGCAACGGGCGGCGGTGACTAGAGGGAGACGGAGGAAGCGTTTGagagtccagcgcgcgggagcgggcgcagcaaataagcggcgcgcCATGGCGTTTCGGCCCGCGCACTGAACTAGATATGCCGCGCGCTGGAGCGCCCGGAGCGGTAGCGCGCACATAAAAAACACTAATATTTCAGCGCGGCGCTTATATAGCGCGGCTGTTGCAGATGCTCTAACAAGAAACCCTGTTTATTATTATAACTGTTCCTAACCGGATGATCCAGCCAAGGTGAGATATTAGAACATCTGAACCATTTTCAGTTCCCTTCCAATCAATCATCCCAAGGTGAGTGAGATATTGCAGGAAAACAAACTTGATCATCATCTGTATTTTCCTCGAAAAACGCTAGTAAAGCACGAGTATGACTAAAATTGCAATAAAATGAAAGAAATAGTTACCAGATAAAGTTACACCAGACTCAGATCATGATAATCATTAGAAGTGGAAAATATATTTATCTAAAGAACATCTAACTAGATGAGTTCAGATTGTTCTTTCCTCTACAGGTTTCAAGTTTCAAATGTCATACAACATCCACGCATTTACAATTCACACATTATAAACAAAGGCAATGCTGGTAAAACCGCTGCACCCTTCTTTTTCTGTATCAACTCAGCATACACAGAATTCTCCAAGAAATACCCAAACACTTGGGGGACCAAACAAGGCTTCACAAACAATGTGGCCCCAATGACTTCAAATCAGGCTCAACGACTAATTTGCAGATAACTGAACTCAAGGCTTCGATGAGAAGAGGTTGGGGTAGTTGAATGGATCGTCCTCCAACGATGTTGATCTCTGAGGCACATGAGATGGCGCATAACCCTCAAAGTCATTGGAAAAAGAGTCCTGATGATCAAATACCGGTTTCTGCGTCACCTCAGTTTGATGATGACTTTCCTTTTGGCTATCATCACTGTGGCTCTCATAAACCCTAGTGTTCTTCTTTAGATCGGCAATGCACAGTTTCGCAAGGTTTGCAGCAGCACGTGCTGCTGATGCAGCTCGCTCTGCTGAATCAGCAGCTGTTTGGGCAGCTGAAACCACACCATCCATATCAATATTTTCCCCGCTCTCTATAGGGGAGATCGAATGCACCTGTTCTGGACGATTCGAGAACATGTTCAAATCTTTGGGTGTTTGGGGAGCAGTCACTTCATCAACTGGCCTTGTGAAGAATTCTTGCTCTGTTGGCTTCACTGGAGGAGAATTTAAGGGAATCGAGTCACTTCTCTCCATAGAAGAAGCAGCAGAAGCAAATGGTGGGGGAGAGACAAAAGGAACAAATTGCTTCTTTTCATCTGGTAAAGCTGGCATCCTTGGCTGAGCAAATTGTGGAGAAACTGGGGGTTCTGAACTTTTCAGATAATTACAGAAAGCAGCATCAGCTGTTGGATTCTCTTCCAAGTCAGGTGGGTTTGAGAAATCATGAGCAGACGACTGTGAGCTTTGCACATGTGGACCAATATCTGGGGTTGATTGAGTACCAGAAGCTGGACGAATTGCTGCTTTTGGGACTTCAGGCAAATCCAGTGAGTCAAAGCCGCCATCAGATTCATAATCTTCACCAGGTTCgtcagtggcacttgcagctactGGTTCCACGTGTTTCTCCTTTGGAAGTGGCAGCGTTGAACCACTGAAGTAGGTTGGTCCATTCTAGTGAAAGGGAACATGTCACAAGGTGAGATTCAAAATAACGAAGCAACCACAGTTTCTTGTATGTAAACACTAACCAATAgatcttcatggggtttaagataTTCCGTCTCTGTTGCTGATGGATCCCAGTCGATCTCATGCTCCTCAGCAATCTCCTTCAGCAGTTTCATCTTTATATCTACTGGAGGAGGACGGATTGAAAGTAGTTCAATTATCTGCATAGGTATTGATTCGAATCGTATCAGCATCATTCTAATGGTTAAGTAACATAAATAGATTGTACATTTTATCATGGAAGTTGGCATATGACCTGCCGGTTGACCCCAGAATCCGGCATAAGCTCTGCAGCTGCAGCAGCAAATTCTTTCCCATATTTAGTCGCAAACATCATTTGGACTTGCATCAGTTCAGGCAAATCTGAACACCTAGGAGCAGCAAAACAGATGCTGGATATTGCCTCTTTGAGATCTATAGGGCATTCCCTGAAGCAGGAAAGGAAATTTAACAGGTTAGGACAACCAATTTAGCTGCAAGCCTGTGAAAACTGTATAATCACCACATTTGAGAGGATACACTTCACCAACAAATTGATTAAGGATATAAGAAGGATAATTTATTTGTGTGCCTCCACCCAGGGAATTCAGTCTAGACAGATGGAGACCCAAAGAACTACACTGCACAAACAGCAGTATGCATATAAAACCAGGTCTTTCCTTCGGTTTGGAGAAGGTCAAAAGGAGGCAACAGTCTGATGCTTACGGGCCACCGGATATGCATCAGTCTCGCTATTTACATAAAAACAAAGATCTGACATAATCTGGTACAGAGACAAACTAAAATTATGCATTTCATTACATTTTCAAACAAATGGGCACATGCACTTTTTTTTGGGAAGAAAGTCAGGTTTTAAATTGAATAGCAATGACATTCATCACATGCCACATCCATCATTCAACTGCAAAAGCAACTGAGCACTAAGCCACTAACAACAGACTTGGGCGAACTCTGGGACTAGAGAGAGCTATAAGTTCAGTATGCCAAGAACAAAAAAGTCATTATTTAGTCACAAACATCATTTGGACTTGCATCAGTTCAGGCAAATCTGAACACCTAGGAGCAGCAAAAGAGATGCTGGATATTGCCTCTTTGAGATCTATATAGGGCATTCCCTGAAGCAGGAAAGAAATTTAACAGGTTGGGACAACCAATTTAGCTTCCAGCCTATGAAAACCGTAGAACAACCACATTTGAGAGGATACACTTGCAACAGCAAATTGATTAAGGACATATGAAGGATAATTTAGTGGGTGCCTCCACCCAGGGAATTCCTTCTAGTCTAGACAGATGGAGACCCAATGACTACAGTACATCGTCTCACTATACATACAGGAAAATAAAGATCTGACACAGAGTAATCAACAAACGCTTAGCACATATGGTTACTGAATAAGAAGAGGACAGGACAGGTGACAAACTTTTGGGCCTCAATGATGGGCAGGCGAACGGCGACGAGCTCGCAGAAGAGCTCCAGGATCTCCTGCGCCGCCATCATGTTCTCCTCCCGGATGATGTGCTCCACCTGCGACCACGGAGAAGAAGCAATTAATCATCAGTCCCCACCCCCAAAGTCCAAGAACCTAATCCCACTCTGCCGCCCCATAAGCAAGCCCACAGTAAGCGTACCCTGATTCTGGCGGTGGCTTCCTGGCCGGCCTCGAGGAGCTTGGCGATGTCCCGGCGCATCTGGCGCAGCTGCAGCTCCCGGCGGTTCCGCAGCAGCTTTATCCGCGGGATGGACAGCTTGAGCAGCGTCTTGCTGCGTTTTATCACCCCCCGCCAATCAGATCAGGAAAATAATCCAATCGGATCGAAATCAGAGCAGAGACCAAGAACTAGGCTCCCAGAGAAGGAAGAAAGCGTACCACTTGGCGGCGCGgaagccgccgccggcggcggcgccgccctTGCCGAAGAAGGCTTCCAGCATCGACATGTGGTTAATCGAGTGGAGGACGCGACTGGCGCGTGGCCGCGTGGGGGTTCGATCTAATCTAACTGGAGACGGCCAgagcaaggaggaggtggagacgaTGGTGGGGGAGGGGCTGGGCTGTGCCGTGTGCGCGTCGAGCCCTGCCTGGAATCCACCTGCTCCACCGCGAGGAGAATCTCGGCCGTCCGTCCAGACACGTGGATGAGTGATCGGGTTGGGTGGCTTTGTTGTCTGGGACTTTGCTTCGCTCCAAAGAAAACTATGATTCCGTCTCAAGTAGTAGTACGTTTCGGTGTGCTAACAAGATTACTATAAGTTTTCCTCAAAAGAGATATTATTATAATTTTTTTGACAGGAAGAATATTATAAGTTAGTTATTAATCCGTTTCAAAATCTAAAAAGTGGTCGCGCGCTATTTGGCGTTCCCGAGCGATCGCGTCTgccacacacatgcatgtgtatttTTTTATCTCGTAGCGCATGTGGGTGCTGGCATTAAATGTGTTCACACTACTCTCATCAGTTAGATAAAACAAATTCACGCATTTTTATTTCGGCATTTCAAATTCTTTTAaagccatatcttttaaaccacacGTCAGAATTCAgttccgttttcaccgttggattcatcgcgacgagatctttaaaactagaccaTGTATGGATATATTTCGATGAAATTTTTGATACTAATTTTGTTGCTATATGGTGCAACTAAAGTACTGCATTGTGCAATTTTAGTACTACAATGGTGCAACTTTTTTAAAAtcagttggcttgtaatttagtctagttgcacacacattgatatttagtaggcttataatgtagtctagttgcacacattgCTGTTCAGCTGGCttataatgtagtctagttgcacacacattgatgtttagttgccAGAAGGACTAGTTGCACACGTATATGTTCAGTTGActtgtaatttagtctagttgcacacatatggatatttagttggcaggacactaATTGCACACACATATGCGCAATTGACGCGGcaatagtctagttgcacacacatttgATATTTAGTTGACATGACTAGTTACGCACATATATGCTCGGTtggcgcggcaatgtagtctagttgcacacacattgatgtttagttggcaggactagttACACACATATATGCTCGGTtggcgcggcaatgtagtctagttgcacacacattgatgtttagttggcaggactattggCACATACATATGCTCAGTTGACGCAGAAATGTAGTCtaattgcacacacattgatgtttagtagGCAGAAAGATtattggcacacacatatgctcagttggcgcagCATGTAGTCCAGTTGCACACATATTAATATTTAATTGGTAGAAAGACTAATTCGTCGAAACATCTCATGCGGGGTCTACTTTTGAAGAACACGTCACGAGGGTCtcaacggtgaaaacggatctgaatttcgACACGCGGTTTAGAAGTTATGTCTTTTATAATTTTGAAAACTAAAAATTAATACATAAAAGATAAACGTGAGAAACATTAATGCATCGGCATGCAAGAGTTTTCATAGGATACTTTACGGTGAGACGGGTGGTCGTTTCCTTTATTTACTTTTTCTAAACGTGAAAGGGACATGTATTTATCTTATTTGACCGGCCGCTAGATCACTCTACTGGGCAGCCGGCCGTCTAGTAGACGCGCCCTAATCCGTTTGACCAAACAAATTTACGTGTTTTGGCGCTTACTATCAAAAGGGCTGTACGctgcaacggaagaaaaaaacaATCATAGTGTCCAATGGTCATCATCGCACTTggctgcatcaccgagatacactatcactctcaattttGTCAAATCATGGATAATTTTTGAaatcattaacattttttaaacacgTGACATATTTGGAATCGTGAAGaattttttaaatccatgaacacTTTTAAACATTTCCAAACATTTTCCAAAATCAAGAACATTTATTGAATTCATTAACATTTTATACTAGTTACCAACATTTTCCTAAAATTGCGaatattttttaaaacattttcttGAATCAAGAATATTTCTagaatcgatgatttttttttggaaattggtggaacCATTTTTTAAATACACGAACATGTTTTTGATttagcaaacattttttaaaatgcatgatcatctttagaatcaATGAAAAATTTATGAacgaataaactattttgtaagtcgccaacaatttttgaatttttaggataGTTTTCCTTTCATGAACATCTTTTGAATTGGTGAAATTTGGTTCAATttcattaatattttttaatacacaaaatttttagaaaattcatgaatattttttgatttcttgaacatttgttttcaaaatgaCGAACAGATTTTTAATAAGCAAACATTTTATTAccaaatcgcaaacattttttgaattcacaaataaTTTATGATTTATTAACCATTTTATTtcataaaaatatttttaaaaaatttgaaaactttttgaagtataaaaataaaagcaaaaagcaaaaagaaaATTTTTAAA is from Triticum aestivum cultivar Chinese Spring chromosome 3A, IWGSC CS RefSeq v2.1, whole genome shotgun sequence and encodes:
- the LOC123063291 gene encoding IST1 homolog, which gives rise to MSMLEAFFGKGGAAAGGGFRAAKCKTLLKLSIPRIKLLRNRRELQLRQMRRDIAKLLEAGQEATARIRVEHIIREENMMAAQEILELFCELVAVRLPIIEAQKECPIDLKEAISSICFAAPRCSDLPELMQVQMMFATKYGKEFAAAAAELMPDSGVNRQIIELLSIRPPPVDIKMKLLKEIAEEHEIDWDPSATETEYLKPHEDLLNGPTYFSGSTLPLPKEKHVEPVAASATDEPGEDYESDGGFDSLDLPEVPKAAIRPASGTQSTPDIGPHVQSSQSSAHDFSNPPDLEENPTADAAFCNYLKSSEPPVSPQFAQPRMPALPDEKKQFVPFVSPPPFASAASSMERSDSIPLNSPPVKPTEQEFFTRPVDEVTAPQTPKDLNMFSNRPEQVHSISPIESGENIDMDGVVSAAQTAADSAERAASAARAAANLAKLCIADLKKNTRVYESHSDDSQKESHHQTEVTQKPVFDHQDSFSNDFEGYAPSHVPQRSTSLEDDPFNYPNLFSSKP